In Populus nigra chromosome 10, ddPopNigr1.1, whole genome shotgun sequence, the following proteins share a genomic window:
- the LOC133705486 gene encoding phosphoglucomutase, cytoplasmic isoform X1, which yields MVLFNVSRVETTPFGDQKPGTSGLRKKVKVFKQPNYLQNFVQSTFNALTPQNVRGATLVVSGDGRYFSKDAIQIITKMAAGNGLRRVWVGQNGLLSTPAVSAVIRERVGVDGSKATGAFILTASHNPGGPNEDFGIKYNMENGGPAPEGITDKIYENTKTIKEYLTADLPDVDITAIGVTSYRGSEGQFDVEVFDSASDYVKLMKSIFDFESIRKLLSSPKFTFCYDALHGVGGAYAKRIFVEELGAQESSLLNCVPKEDFGGGHPDPNLTYAKELVARMGLGKSNSEVEPPEFGAASDGDADRNMILGKRFFVTPSDSVAIIAANAVEAIPYFSAGLKGVARSMPTSAALDVVAKNLNLKFFEVPTGWKFFGNLMDAGLCSVCGEESFGTGSDHIREKDGIWAVLAWLSILAYKNRENLGGGKLVTVEDIVHNHWATYGRHYYTRYDYENVDAGAAKELMASLVKLQSSLSEVNEIVSGIQSDVSKVVHADEFEYKDPVDGSISKHQGIRYLFEDGSRLVFRLSGTGSEGATIRLYIEQYEKDPSKTGRDSQDALAPLVAVALGLSKMQEFTGRSAPTVIT from the exons GTGAAGGTGTTCAAGCAACCTAATTATCTGCAGAATTTTGTCCAATCAACCTTCAATGCCCTCACTCCACAAAATGTTAGAG GTGCTACACTTGTTGTTTCTGGTGATGGTCGCTATTTCTCAAAGGATGCCATTCAG ATTATTACTAAGATGGCAGCTGGAAATGGATTAAGACGTGTTTGGGTTGGTCAGAATGGACTGCTTTCAACTCCTGCAGTATCTGCTGTAATACGTGAAAGAGTTGGGGTAGAT GGATCCAAGGCAACGGGAGCATTTATATTGACAGCAAGTCACAACCCAGGTGGTCCTAATGAG GATTTTGGGATCAAATATAACATGGAAAATGGTGGACCTGCTCCTGAGGGAATCACAGATAAGATTTATGAGAACACTAAAACAATAAAGGAGTACTTAACTGCTGATCTGCCTGAT GTGGATATTACAGCAATTGGTGTAACCAGCTATCGTGGGTCTGAGGGACAGTTTGATGTTGAGGTGTTTGACTCGGCTAGCGATTATGTCAAATTGATGAA GTCTATTTTTGACTTTGAGTCCATCCGGAAGCTCCTTTCCTCTCCAAAATTCACTTTCTG CTATGATGCACTACATGGAGTTGGTGGGGCATATGCAAAACGCATTTTTGTGGAGGAGCTTGGAGCACAAGAAAGCTCCTTATTGAACTGTGTACCCAAG GAGGACTTTGGAGGAGGGCATCCAGATCCCAATCTCACTTATGCGAAGGAGTTGGTTGCTCGTATGGGATTGGGTAAATCTAACTCTGAAGTTGAACCACCAGAATTTGGTGCTGCTTCTGATGGTGATGCTGATCGTAATATGATCCTTGGTAAAAG GTTCTTTGTTACTCCATCAGATTCTGTTGCCATCATCGCTGCAAATGCAGTGGAGGCCATACCATATTTCTCTGCTGGTCTAAAAGGAGTTGCCAG GAGCATGCCAACATCAGCTGCCCTTGACGTTGTGGCAAAAAAtctgaacttgaaattttttgag GTTCCAACTGGATGGAAGTTTTTTGGTAATTTGATGGATGCTGGTTTATGTTCAGTTTGCGGGGAAGAAAGTTTTGGAACTG GCTCAGACCACATACGTGAGAAGGATGGAATTTGGGCAGTTCTGGCTTGGCTATCCATTCTGGCTTACAAGAAtagagaaaatcttggtggtgGAAAGCTTGTGACAGTTGAAGATATAGTTCACAACCATTGGGCTACCTATGGTCGCCACTACTATACTCGATATGACTACGAG AATGTTGATGCAGGTGCAGCAAAGGAATTAATGGCATCCTTGGTCAAACTGCAATCTTCCCTTAGTGAAGTTAACGA GATTGTCAGTGGTATACAATCAGATGTGTCAAAGGTTGTTCATGCTGATGAGTTTGAATACAAAGATCCTGTTGATGGTTCCATTTCAAAGCACCAGGGTATTCGATATCTGTTTGAGGATGGCTCAAGACTG GTTTTCCGCCTCTCAGGAACTGGTTCAGAAGGTGCTACCATCAGACTCTACATTGAGCAATATGAGAAGGATCCATCAAAAACTGGAAGAGATTCTCAAGATGCCCTCGCTCCTCTT GTGGCAGTTGCTCTGGGGCTTTCTAAGATGCAGGAATTCACTGGCCGATCAGCACCAACCGTTATAACATAG
- the LOC133705486 gene encoding phosphoglucomutase, cytoplasmic isoform X2, whose product MAAGNGLRRVWVGQNGLLSTPAVSAVIRERVGVDGSKATGAFILTASHNPGGPNEDFGIKYNMENGGPAPEGITDKIYENTKTIKEYLTADLPDVDITAIGVTSYRGSEGQFDVEVFDSASDYVKLMKSIFDFESIRKLLSSPKFTFCYDALHGVGGAYAKRIFVEELGAQESSLLNCVPKEDFGGGHPDPNLTYAKELVARMGLGKSNSEVEPPEFGAASDGDADRNMILGKRFFVTPSDSVAIIAANAVEAIPYFSAGLKGVARSMPTSAALDVVAKNLNLKFFEVPTGWKFFGNLMDAGLCSVCGEESFGTGSDHIREKDGIWAVLAWLSILAYKNRENLGGGKLVTVEDIVHNHWATYGRHYYTRYDYENVDAGAAKELMASLVKLQSSLSEVNEIVSGIQSDVSKVVHADEFEYKDPVDGSISKHQGIRYLFEDGSRLVFRLSGTGSEGATIRLYIEQYEKDPSKTGRDSQDALAPLVAVALGLSKMQEFTGRSAPTVIT is encoded by the exons ATGGCAGCTGGAAATGGATTAAGACGTGTTTGGGTTGGTCAGAATGGACTGCTTTCAACTCCTGCAGTATCTGCTGTAATACGTGAAAGAGTTGGGGTAGAT GGATCCAAGGCAACGGGAGCATTTATATTGACAGCAAGTCACAACCCAGGTGGTCCTAATGAG GATTTTGGGATCAAATATAACATGGAAAATGGTGGACCTGCTCCTGAGGGAATCACAGATAAGATTTATGAGAACACTAAAACAATAAAGGAGTACTTAACTGCTGATCTGCCTGAT GTGGATATTACAGCAATTGGTGTAACCAGCTATCGTGGGTCTGAGGGACAGTTTGATGTTGAGGTGTTTGACTCGGCTAGCGATTATGTCAAATTGATGAA GTCTATTTTTGACTTTGAGTCCATCCGGAAGCTCCTTTCCTCTCCAAAATTCACTTTCTG CTATGATGCACTACATGGAGTTGGTGGGGCATATGCAAAACGCATTTTTGTGGAGGAGCTTGGAGCACAAGAAAGCTCCTTATTGAACTGTGTACCCAAG GAGGACTTTGGAGGAGGGCATCCAGATCCCAATCTCACTTATGCGAAGGAGTTGGTTGCTCGTATGGGATTGGGTAAATCTAACTCTGAAGTTGAACCACCAGAATTTGGTGCTGCTTCTGATGGTGATGCTGATCGTAATATGATCCTTGGTAAAAG GTTCTTTGTTACTCCATCAGATTCTGTTGCCATCATCGCTGCAAATGCAGTGGAGGCCATACCATATTTCTCTGCTGGTCTAAAAGGAGTTGCCAG GAGCATGCCAACATCAGCTGCCCTTGACGTTGTGGCAAAAAAtctgaacttgaaattttttgag GTTCCAACTGGATGGAAGTTTTTTGGTAATTTGATGGATGCTGGTTTATGTTCAGTTTGCGGGGAAGAAAGTTTTGGAACTG GCTCAGACCACATACGTGAGAAGGATGGAATTTGGGCAGTTCTGGCTTGGCTATCCATTCTGGCTTACAAGAAtagagaaaatcttggtggtgGAAAGCTTGTGACAGTTGAAGATATAGTTCACAACCATTGGGCTACCTATGGTCGCCACTACTATACTCGATATGACTACGAG AATGTTGATGCAGGTGCAGCAAAGGAATTAATGGCATCCTTGGTCAAACTGCAATCTTCCCTTAGTGAAGTTAACGA GATTGTCAGTGGTATACAATCAGATGTGTCAAAGGTTGTTCATGCTGATGAGTTTGAATACAAAGATCCTGTTGATGGTTCCATTTCAAAGCACCAGGGTATTCGATATCTGTTTGAGGATGGCTCAAGACTG GTTTTCCGCCTCTCAGGAACTGGTTCAGAAGGTGCTACCATCAGACTCTACATTGAGCAATATGAGAAGGATCCATCAAAAACTGGAAGAGATTCTCAAGATGCCCTCGCTCCTCTT GTGGCAGTTGCTCTGGGGCTTTCTAAGATGCAGGAATTCACTGGCCGATCAGCACCAACCGTTATAACATAG